The following nucleotide sequence is from Deltaproteobacteria bacterium.
ATCTCCGCCGACTGCGCCGCGACCTCACGCTGATGAGCGTCACCGGGCGCGGGATGCGGCGCACCCACACCGCGCCGAACTTGCTGCGCGAGATGGCCGACCTCGGCATCCGCACGTCGGTGTTGTTGCCGATCGATTTTCCGGTGCTGTCGCGCAACGCGGAGGCATTTCTGGACGTCGCCGGCCGCCACCCGGGCCTGGTGAGCCTCGGATCGGTCCACCCGTTCGCTCGCAACCCGGGCGAGCGCCTCGAGGCGCAAAAGCGCGCCGGCGCGCGAGGGATCAAGGTGCATCCCGCCGTCCAACTCGTGTCGCCGGACTGCCGCCGCGCGCACGAGTTGTACGACCTGTGCGGCGCGCTCGGCTTGCCGGTGCTGTTTCACTGCGGACCGGTGGACATCGAACCGCGACTCGGCCGCTGGCTGTCGCAGGTCAAGCACTACTGGCGCGCGGTCGCCGACCACCCGGGCACGACCTTCGTCCTCGGCCACTCGGGCGCGCTGCAGATGGAGCGCGCCCTGGAGCTCTGCCAGCGCTATCCGAACGTCTACCTCGAGACGTCGTCGCAGGGCCTGCCCAACGTGCGCCGCATCCTCGCCGAGGCGCCCGCCGACCGCATCCTGTTCGGCTCGGACTGGCCCTTCTACCACCAGGCGACCGCGCTGGCGAAGGTGCTCATCGCGACCGAGGGCGACGACGCCGCGCGGCGCCGCGCGCTGTGGGCCAACGCCGCGCGCCTGTTCGGCATCGAGCGGTAGCCGTCAATCGCGCCGGTCGCCGAGGCTCTTTTTGAGCAGGTCGCCCAGCGTGCCGAGCCCGCCGGAGGGCGGCCGGTAGTCGGCGGCCGCGTCCCGCTCGTCGCGGGCGGCGTCCTCATCGCGCGCGGCGGCCATCGACAGCGCGATGCGGCGCCGCTCCCGATCGACCGACAGCACCGTGGCTTCGACCTCGTCGCCGACCGCGACGACCTCGCGCGGATGGTTCACGCGCCGCCCGGCGCCCAGCTCGCTGACGTGGACGAGCCCGAGTAGCCCGGGAGCCAGCTCGACGAACGCGCCGAACGGTTGTATGCGCACTACCTTGCCGCGCACCCGCGTTCCGGCCGCAAATCGCCGGTCCACGTCCTCCCACGGATCGCGGGCCAGCGCCCGCACCGACAGCGCGATCTTGCGGGGACGCTTCGGATCTCCCGTTTCCTCGATGCGCAGCACGGCCACCTCGACGCGCTGGCCGACCGACAGCACCTCGC
It contains:
- a CDS encoding S1 RNA-binding domain-containing protein, coding for EVLSVGQRVEVAVLRIEETGDPKRPRKIALSVRALARDPWEDVDRRFAAGTRVRGKVVRIQPFGAFVELAPGLLGLVHVSELGAGRRVNHPREVVAVGDEVEATVLSVDRERRRIALSMAAARDEDAARDERDAAADYRPPSGGLGTLGDLLKKSLGDRRD